The following DNA comes from Armatimonadota bacterium.
CTTCTCGTCCGCCATCCTCCGCGCATAACGGTCTCGCAGTGTGGCAGCATCTTCGGAGGTTATGCAATGAACGAATTCGTCGCCGATTAGTTGCTCTACAGAGTAGCCAACCATCTCGGCAAAGCGTTCATTCACAAATTTATATACTAAATCCTGCACGACGACTATTCCATCACTGGAACGCTCTACCAGATTGCGGTATTTTTCTTCACTTTCGCGCAAAGCTTGCTCAGTAAGCTTTCTCTGTGTTATATCCGTAAGAACCGCATAGAAACCTATCGGTTCGTTGTCAGACACGTAAAGAGCATTTGTAGACACACTCACATTTCTTATCTGACCATCCTTGCGCACCAGGCGCAGCTCGCCCTGCCATGGCTCGGTCATCATTTTCGGCAATATGTCCCGTTCAAACCATTCAATATCATCTTGCGGTATGATCTCTTTTATCTCAACGAGCATGGCTTCCTCTACTGACATACACCCGATCAAAGTCGCATATGCTTGATTGCAATAGATCATCCGACCATTGGACGCGCGCAGGCTTACAGGTGTCGGAGCCTGATCAAGAAGCTGCTTATATTGCATCAGCCGTTCGGAGGGCATTTCAGCGGAGGCATCTGAGACAATGCCCATTACATGATAGAACTCTGCGTCTTTAGCCGCGACAGCCGAGACTCTGATCCATTTCATTTGCCCGGTCTTGTGGAATATGCGGTACACTTCATTGAGTGGTCTACTAACAGCCATGCGTGCAAATGCCTTTCGAACGCGATTATCGTCGGCAGGATGCACTATGTCCAGCCACAGTCCCGGATCGGAACTCAACTCTTCAGGATCATATCCTATGAGCGCCGCAACGCCTCTACCAACAGATAATGAACAAATCTCGCCATCTGCAACTTGTGCAGTAAACAGATTATCAGGAAACTCATCAACAGCCTTGCGCAAAAGTATCTCGCGCTCGTTGTTTGGAAGCTTGTCCATATTATGTTGATTGCTGTGTCTATCCATAGTTCATATCTCTTTACCCAGTTGAAACGGACATGCATTGTTTAATGGGTATTTTTAGGCAAGAGGAGGATTGAGAAGAATGGCCAAAAAGTATATATATAGGGTGCGGAGGTTGGTTTTGTCGCGGGGTAAGGATTTCCTGCTAAACCTCCAACTATTAACTTAGGTATTACCAGGAGGGAAATATGTACGCTGCAATAATAGCAGGCGGATCGGGCACGAGGTTGTGGCCGAGTTCGCGTCAGGATAAACCCAAACAATTTCACAAGCTTTATGGTGACAATACTCTTCTGCAGGAGACCGTCAGGCGCCTGGACCCGCTCGTAGAAAAAGACAATGTCTACGTAATCGCAGGCAGATCGCATGAGAATATCGTCAAGGAACAGTTGCCGTGGCTTGCCGAGGGCAGATATGTCGGGGAGCCTATGGGTAAGAACACCGCCCCTGCAATAGGCGTAATCGCAACGCTCATCAGCCGCAAGGACCCTAACGCGGTAATACTGGTCACTCCTGCCGACCACATTATTACCAAGGAGAAGCATTTCCGAAGACTGCTTGAAGTGGCAGAGCAGGTGGCATCCGAAGGGCCGAACGTGGTCACAATAGGGATCAAGCCGACTTCCCCTGCGACCGGCTACGGCTATATCCAGATGGCCGAGTCAAAACGAACTATCGATGATGTGGATGTACACCCGGCAATGAGCTTCAAGGAGAAGCCGGATCTAAAGACGGCGGAAGAATATGTGTCGAGCTGGCACTATGTCTGGAACAGCGGTATGTTCATATGGTCAGCAAAGACCATTATGGACCTCTATCGAGACCATGCCCCTGATATCTACAAGCTGCTGATCCGCTATGACGGCGCTATTGGCACACCCGACGAATCCAAAGTCTTCGATGAGATATATGACGCATTTCCGAGCATCTCAGTCGACTATGCCATACTCGAACATGCGCCCAATATCACCGTCATACCTGCCTCCATAGGCTGGAGCGATCTGGGGAGTTGGACATCTCTTTATGAGATCACGGACAAGGACGAGGACGGCAATGCAGTAGTAGGCGATCATGTAGGTGTGGATACACACAATTGCCTGATCCATTCAGAGCGCCTGATTGCGACAGTGGGGCTGGACAATATGGTGATTGTAGATACGGGTGATGCCGTGCTTATCCTTCCCAGCGGCCGTTCTCAAGATATCAAGGCCCTGCTCGACGAGCTCAAGAAACAGGGCAAAACAAAGTATTTGTGATTGAGTAATTTATATTGATTATTTACTTAAGCGCGGCGTTATCTAAGTAAGTTACGGCAAACGATATGCATTATCACTTCTCCCTCTCCCCCTTGGCGGGAGAGGGTTGGGGTGAGGGGGAATACAAGCCGGTAATGTCAGATGTAAATATCAAATACAAAATACCACATACCACATAATAAATTTGTCTGATGGTCCGGGGTTTTAATCCCGTATATGCAGCATAAGGACCGAAATATGAGCCTGATTATAAGAGAATGTGAGCCTGCTGATCTGCATGCTTTGCAGCATTTGTATGAGCAGTTGATGGATGACGGCACTTCATATGATGAACTGTGCCGCGGTTTTGAGACAATGCAAAAGTGTGCTGATTGCGCGGTATATGTGGCAGCGGATGACGGCAACGTAGTCGGCACTTTCGTGCTCTATCTTCTTCCTAATATGACCCATCACGGACGTATGGCGGCAGTGCTTGAGAATATCGTTGTCGACAGCGCATATCGGAGAAAGGGCGTTGGACGTGCCATGCTTGAGTATGCCAGGGAGCTTGCCGTCCAGAATGGCTGCTACAAGCTCTCTCTCACATCAAATGCAGCCCGGACAGGCGCACATTGTTTTTATGAAGAGTGTGGTATGATCAGGCACGGCATCAGTTTTCGCTACGTGCTGTAGATTTACCATCTCATTCGGGGTCAGGATTTCCGGATCCTGACCCGGCAATCTTTTGCAGTGACCACTTCGCATATTCACGCAGGATTGCGCTCTCGCCATCCAAGACTTTTTCCAGAGCCGATATAGACTCTTCGCATCCAAGATTTCCTGCGGCGATTATAGCATTACGCCTGATCCGAGTGCGCCCGATCCAGCCTATTGATGATCTCTTCACTCTCTCTCGGAAGTCTCTTGAACTCATGCTGATTAGCGGAATCAGCTCAGGATTAGCTCTAGGAAACATATCTTCAGCGAATTCAGGGGCAGATGCCTTAACACCTGCATTATGCGGGCAGACCTCCTGACATCTGTCGCATCCGTAGATACTGTTGCCCATAGCCTTCCTGATCTCGACCGGTATTATCCCGCCCGACTGAGTGACCGCCGACAGACACCTGCCTCTGTCAATCACACCCGGCGCAATTATCGCTTTCATAGGACATGCGCGCATGCACTCATTACATGAATCGCAGAGGTCGGTCTCGCAGGGCTCAGTTGTGGGCAGCGTGATATCGGTCACTATCTCACCAAGTGCGGCGTAAGAGCCACAGCCCTCGACAAACACATTTGCATTCTTAGCCCGGCTGGCTATTCCACTTAGTAATGCCAGCTTTCTTTCCGGCAGTGGAGATGTGTCAACGCATATTTGTGTTTGTGCAGCGGGATGTTCAGTCTTTATTTGATCGACCAGATATGCAAGCTTGGTTCGCAGGACATCATGGTAGTCCGCACCTCGAGCGATCCGTGCCACCAACCCGCGAGGACCATCGTCTGAAACAGTCCTCTCCGGCGGCATATAGCATATAGCAGTAGTCACAACCGACTTGGCCCATGCAAAAGATGTATGTACCTCATCAATTGCCGAAGCCACTCCCAAAGCCGCCAGTCCAAGCCCGCTTACCGATTTGCGCAAATCATTTATCATCACACAACTATAATATCAAATTTTATCTACAGGAGGGGCTGCCTGTCACGGCGAATTACTAACTAAGTAAATCACGGTTAACGATTTGCTCTCCCATTTTCCTAGTGTCCGAAGGGACACTTCGTGTTTTTGTGGCCGTGACTTCAGTCGCATGGTGCTCAGCATATTGGAATTGAGGAATCGGGTAGTTATATGCGCAAAACAAGACAAAGCCCGGAGGTCGTGGCGCTCAAGGTAATCTGGCCGGCCCTGCTCTTTGCAGTGGTATGGCTGCAGTTTGCCGAAACTCGCCGACATCTGCCCGTAGACAGCCGATATGGCTATATCCTCCTGGGACTGATCGCAGCAATGATGATCTACCGCGCCAAGATCGCTCTGGCGCGTCCCAATGCTCGCGTGCTCCGATACATGCCCATATTAGACGCAGTTCTTCTCGCCCTCACGATTCGATGCACCGGAGGGGTCAAGAGCGAGTTATGGCTCTTTTACTATTTCATGCTTATCGCCGGAGCTATGGACCCGCGCATCGGCACTATCGAGCTTATCGCTCCACTTGTTTTGATCTCATATATAGGCGCTACCATCCCTCGATTCAGCGCCTGGGATTGGCAGATAATCGAGATTGTAGGCATCAGGCTTCTGTTCTTGTTTTTGGCTAGCCTGCTCACCAGACAGATATCTATAGCCAGGGGCAGGCTATCGGATGAGATATCCAGCCTCAACGAACAGCTCACACTTTCGCAGGAGCGAAACCGTATCGCGCGTGAGATTCACGACGGTGTCGGCCATTCTCTAGTCAACTGCATTCTGACACTGGAACTGTGCGAGAGACTGGTCCGCAAGGACCCCGAGGAGGCCGGCAAGATTATTTCTCAAGAGATGGAGGACCTGCGCTCAGCGCTGGATGAGATGCGCGATTACGTTCATCATCTGCGCCCCGCTGAGATAGAAAACGAGCCTCTGAGCAAGCTCATTCGGAAGTATATAACCCGTTTTGCCGACCGCACAGGTCTTACGGCCAACATAAAAGAAGCAGGCAGTATAGACCTTGCGCCATCGTCTCGGCTGGTGCTCTTGCGGATCATACAGGAGGCTCTCACCAACTCGGTCAAGCATTCAGACGCTACACGGGTGGATGTAAACCTGGCGCGGACGGGCGATGGCGGGGTTCACTGCGTAATTTCAGATGACGGCTGCGGTTTCGATGAGAAAGCAGTGCTGGATGACCCGGCAAGCCGCCAGGGTTTTGGCCTGAGGACCATGAAAGACCGCGCAGCGAGTGTGCGCGGCGACGTCCAGATAGAATCCGAACCAGGCGAGGGGACGCGCATCAGCGTATACGTGCCGGGATAGAGAGCGATAACCGTAATAGATTATTGTTCGGATGCGATATCTGATCGCGTCCGAAACAAAAATCCCGCAATTTCGATTGCGAAAACAGACTGCGGAACCGCGAATGATTTTGACTTAGTCATTCCGAGCCCCTAGTAGGGGTTGCCTACTTGTTTCGATTAGAAAAACATCTGTATGCGAACCGTTTGTTTGTCATTCGCACATAGTTTTCTTTGGAGCTATAATCCGAATTGCAGTTCAATTTTATTAATGTAGCTGCAATTCGGATTAGTCGAGGAATCTGCTGTTTAGTCCCCGAAGGGGACTTCGTATGTTTGTTGCCGCGAATATATTAGCAGGACGGCAGGAGATTTCGATGATATCAGACAATCTATGCACACCATATAAAACAGGCAGGCTGGTAGTCGAGCCGTCTCTCGTTCCGGGCAGATTCGACAGCCACTTCGTTGACGCGCCGTATGTCTTCAAATGGGGCGATAAATACTATATGACATTTATCGGCTGGGACTCAATCGGCTACAGGACCGGCCTTGCCACCAGCTACGATCTTCTCAACTGGACAAACGAGGGCATGATAATCGACCGTGGCCCTGCCGGTTCGCCAACAGAGTATAACGTCGCTCTTACGTGGATATTGCGTGACAATGATCTGTTTGGTGACGGCAGTCTGAGGCAGGTCGAGGGCAGGTTCCTGGGCACATATCATGCCTATCCTAATCCGGGTATGGAGGAAGGCTCGGCCTCTATCGGTCTTTGCTGGAGCGATGACCTGCGAAACTGGCAGCTCGACGATCCGTTTCTTCATTGCGATGATCCTGATGCGGGTGATTGGGAGAGAGGCGGGCTGTATAAGTCGTGCATCCTCGAACATGACGGCGTCTATTATATGTTTTACAATGCCAAGCAGCGTATTCAACATCCATGGAATGAGCAGACAGGTCTGGTCACTTCACCAGACTTGAAGCGCTGGACAAGAGCAGCAAATCACCCGGTGCTCGCCAACGGTGGCCCAGGTTCACCCGATGAGATATTTGCATCTGACCCCTGTGTGCTAAGGATGGAAGACAAGTGGGTTATGTTCTATTTCGGTCTGGCCTCAGATGGTCATGCCCGCGAGTGCGCTGCTCTTTCAGACGATCTTATTCATTGGGAGAAAATCGATAAGCCGATGATCGATATCGGATCGCCGGGTGAGATAGATTCAACTCATGCCCACAAACCTTCTGTTATCTCGCGTAATGGTGTGCTAATCGATGTCGGCTTACCGGGTGAGGTAGACTCGACACATGCAGCCAAACCATCGATGGTTTCCTGCGATGGCGTGCTATATCACTTCTACTGCGCCACCGCACCGGCTGAAGAGGGTTCCATGGGTGAGATAGACTACCCTGAGCGCAGAGGAATAGCCTTGGCGACTTCAGTAGTGGTTTCGCCTATACCGTCCGACTGATTGAGCGGTTTCGTACATTGCAACCACATTATCCGTTGGCGAGTTATCCTGTAATGCGTGAGTCGGAGCGAAGCAATAGTCTCCTCCCGGCATCATAATTTCCAGTGTGTGTTTGCAATTATCTACAACATCCTCAACGCTTCCATAAGCCACCGGTCCTGCAGTGCTGATGCAGCCATGGAATGCAAGTCGAGAGCCGAATTTCTCTTTCAGATACTCGGGAGCCATATTCGCGGCCTCCGGCTGAAGTGTA
Coding sequences within:
- a CDS encoding mannose-1-phosphate guanylyltransferase, producing the protein MYAAIIAGGSGTRLWPSSRQDKPKQFHKLYGDNTLLQETVRRLDPLVEKDNVYVIAGRSHENIVKEQLPWLAEGRYVGEPMGKNTAPAIGVIATLISRKDPNAVILVTPADHIITKEKHFRRLLEVAEQVASEGPNVVTIGIKPTSPATGYGYIQMAESKRTIDDVDVHPAMSFKEKPDLKTAEEYVSSWHYVWNSGMFIWSAKTIMDLYRDHAPDIYKLLIRYDGAIGTPDESKVFDEIYDAFPSISVDYAILEHAPNITVIPASIGWSDLGSWTSLYEITDKDEDGNAVVGDHVGVDTHNCLIHSERLIATVGLDNMVIVDTGDAVLILPSGRSQDIKALLDELKKQGKTKYL
- a CDS encoding GNAT family N-acetyltransferase is translated as MSLIIRECEPADLHALQHLYEQLMDDGTSYDELCRGFETMQKCADCAVYVAADDGNVVGTFVLYLLPNMTHHGRMAAVLENIVVDSAYRRKGVGRAMLEYARELAVQNGCYKLSLTSNAARTGAHCFYEECGMIRHGISFRYVL
- the queG gene encoding tRNA epoxyqueuosine(34) reductase QueG, whose protein sequence is MRKSVSGLGLAALGVASAIDEVHTSFAWAKSVVTTAICYMPPERTVSDDGPRGLVARIARGADYHDVLRTKLAYLVDQIKTEHPAAQTQICVDTSPLPERKLALLSGIASRAKNANVFVEGCGSYAALGEIVTDITLPTTEPCETDLCDSCNECMRACPMKAIIAPGVIDRGRCLSAVTQSGGIIPVEIRKAMGNSIYGCDRCQEVCPHNAGVKASAPEFAEDMFPRANPELIPLISMSSRDFRERVKRSSIGWIGRTRIRRNAIIAAGNLGCEESISALEKVLDGESAILREYAKWSLQKIAGSGSGNPDPE
- a CDS encoding sensor histidine kinase, with translation MRKTRQSPEVVALKVIWPALLFAVVWLQFAETRRHLPVDSRYGYILLGLIAAMMIYRAKIALARPNARVLRYMPILDAVLLALTIRCTGGVKSELWLFYYFMLIAGAMDPRIGTIELIAPLVLISYIGATIPRFSAWDWQIIEIVGIRLLFLFLASLLTRQISIARGRLSDEISSLNEQLTLSQERNRIAREIHDGVGHSLVNCILTLELCERLVRKDPEEAGKIISQEMEDLRSALDEMRDYVHHLRPAEIENEPLSKLIRKYITRFADRTGLTANIKEAGSIDLAPSSRLVLLRIIQEALTNSVKHSDATRVDVNLARTGDGGVHCVISDDGCGFDEKAVLDDPASRQGFGLRTMKDRAASVRGDVQIESEPGEGTRISVYVPG